A stretch of the Tardiphaga sp. 709 genome encodes the following:
- a CDS encoding DUF6886 family protein, with product MRLFHFSDENNIEVFMPRPVKVATPRAQGQEWLNGPLVWAIDDWHAPMYLFPPDCPRIFVWPTASTTPEYLTAYKKMTTCRMVAHIELSWLDRLSHTTIYRYELSPDGFEALDDAGMWISRTPSMPLNMERIDNIEKALEAAGVELRVLPSLKTLAPLWETSLHVSGIRLRNA from the coding sequence ATGCGCCTGTTTCATTTCAGCGACGAGAACAACATCGAAGTCTTCATGCCACGGCCGGTGAAGGTGGCAACGCCTCGCGCCCAGGGACAAGAGTGGCTCAACGGTCCCCTGGTCTGGGCGATCGATGACTGGCATGCGCCGATGTATCTGTTCCCACCAGACTGCCCGCGTATTTTTGTCTGGCCGACAGCGAGCACGACGCCGGAATACCTCACGGCCTACAAGAAGATGACCACCTGCCGCATGGTTGCGCATATCGAACTCAGCTGGCTGGACAGACTCTCCCATACCACCATCTATCGCTACGAGCTTTCGCCGGACGGGTTTGAAGCGCTGGACGATGCGGGTATGTGGATTTCGCGCACGCCTTCCATGCCGCTGAACATGGAGCGGATCGACAACATCGAAAAGGCACTGGAAGCCGCCGGCGTCGAATTGCGCGTCCTGCCGTCCCTGAAGACGCTGGCGCCCTTGTGGGAGACATCGCTGCATGTCAGCGGCATTCGCCTCCGCAATGCATAG
- a CDS encoding diguanylate cyclase: MALRDLLAPQARRTTFVAAAILGAGLAATFAIREFSERLIAADMQRRFAADAVDISNAISERLRTHAEVLVSMQGLYASIGRVDRAQFRRYIDVLDLGRRYPGFQALQSLRHVTPDHLDAFVAEVRADKSIEHSGQPDFALRPPGPRSIYNVVEFVEPMRGNESALGFDAGANPAQLDSLRRSAETGRIVATPPVKLVQDTSGGLGFIIRAPIYRAGEPTQTVSQRNAALHGFVASVYRTNDLMRGILDPRTLQQMHIQVVDRGYAKPTPEGVMIGEPEDATVTPTLMYDSLEPNLGLVTQMVMSAGISADRSLVVGERVWRVLFTANPGSIYEVSHIVPNVVLASGSAISLLMMLLAVITMRSRRLSGNLSTLDAEQRALVDNPLAGILFTAGHRILRGNRRIAELCGRSSTALPGNTIDELVATKADGEAFDAALNRIRDSAMATEVELHLRRSDGSTLLVDAYGKPLATGDILWVIQDKTDALAVEAERRAHAQAMEEANERLTTSLQLSEIRAKEIVLLTELSGVLQSCQSREEIFAAVQTYAGYLFTEEAGALYYLNNARNAVQRGAHWGALQADAVSFPVDDCWALRRGTTFPISEASQGLVCNHAGPCGITGTGFVCQPLIAQNNLLGLLYREHTSVFGEGADQLATMLAEQVSLAMANLELRELLRQQAVRDPLTDLHNRRYLEDALVRETTRSQQDGKPLALAMLDIDHFKGINDSHGHEAGDAVLRGLGRILRETTRASDIIGRFGGEEFLMLMPGVTVEVAAQRAQQVLDAVHRMQVTLPSAMLDGVTLSIGLAVMPVHVANGDDLLAAADAALYEAKREGRNRVVVSHRRAKADTAA, encoded by the coding sequence ATGGCATTGCGTGACTTGCTGGCGCCGCAGGCGCGGCGGACGACTTTCGTTGCAGCAGCCATTCTCGGAGCCGGCCTTGCCGCGACATTCGCCATTCGCGAATTCTCGGAACGCCTGATCGCGGCCGATATGCAGCGTCGCTTCGCTGCCGACGCCGTCGATATTTCCAATGCGATCAGCGAACGGCTGCGCACCCACGCCGAAGTACTGGTCAGCATGCAGGGGTTGTACGCCTCGATTGGCCGTGTCGATCGCGCCCAGTTCCGACGCTACATCGATGTGCTCGATCTTGGCCGCCGCTATCCCGGCTTCCAGGCCTTGCAGTCGCTGCGTCATGTGACGCCGGACCATCTCGATGCCTTCGTTGCCGAAGTTCGTGCCGACAAGAGCATCGAGCATTCCGGACAGCCGGATTTCGCCCTGCGTCCGCCGGGGCCACGATCAATCTACAACGTGGTCGAATTCGTAGAGCCGATGCGCGGCAACGAAAGTGCGCTGGGCTTCGATGCCGGCGCCAATCCTGCACAGCTGGACTCGCTGCGGCGTTCCGCGGAGACCGGCCGGATTGTCGCGACGCCGCCGGTCAAACTGGTGCAGGACACCTCGGGTGGTCTCGGCTTCATTATCCGCGCACCGATCTACCGGGCCGGCGAGCCCACGCAGACCGTCTCGCAGCGAAACGCAGCGCTCCACGGTTTCGTTGCATCGGTCTATCGTACCAATGACCTGATGCGCGGCATCCTCGATCCGCGCACGCTGCAGCAAATGCATATCCAGGTGGTTGATCGCGGTTATGCCAAGCCGACGCCGGAAGGCGTCATGATTGGCGAGCCGGAAGATGCGACCGTCACTCCGACCCTCATGTATGACAGTCTTGAGCCCAATCTCGGTCTCGTGACGCAGATGGTGATGTCGGCGGGGATCTCGGCGGATCGTTCGCTGGTTGTCGGCGAGCGCGTATGGCGCGTCCTGTTCACCGCCAATCCCGGCTCGATCTACGAGGTCAGCCATATAGTGCCGAACGTCGTCCTCGCTAGCGGCAGCGCCATCAGCCTCTTGATGATGCTGCTCGCCGTGATCACGATGCGGTCGCGCCGGTTGTCCGGCAATCTCAGCACGCTCGATGCCGAGCAGCGCGCGCTGGTCGACAATCCGCTGGCAGGCATCCTGTTTACGGCCGGCCATCGCATCCTGCGCGGCAATCGCCGGATCGCCGAACTTTGCGGTCGCAGCTCCACTGCGCTTCCCGGCAACACGATCGACGAGTTGGTTGCGACGAAGGCGGACGGGGAGGCGTTCGATGCCGCGTTGAATCGTATTCGTGACAGCGCCATGGCGACGGAAGTCGAACTGCATCTGCGCCGCAGCGACGGCTCCACGCTGCTGGTGGATGCCTATGGCAAGCCGCTGGCTACCGGCGATATCCTCTGGGTGATCCAGGACAAGACCGACGCACTTGCTGTCGAGGCGGAGCGGCGGGCACATGCGCAGGCTATGGAGGAGGCCAACGAACGGCTGACGACCTCGCTGCAATTATCGGAAATTCGCGCCAAGGAAATCGTGCTGCTCACTGAACTCTCGGGCGTGCTGCAGTCGTGTCAGTCGCGCGAAGAGATTTTTGCGGCGGTTCAGACCTATGCAGGCTACCTGTTCACGGAAGAGGCGGGCGCGCTGTACTATCTAAATAACGCACGCAACGCAGTTCAGCGCGGCGCCCATTGGGGCGCACTACAGGCCGATGCGGTATCGTTTCCGGTCGATGACTGCTGGGCGCTGCGTCGCGGCACGACATTCCCGATTTCAGAGGCGAGTCAGGGATTGGTCTGCAATCATGCCGGTCCGTGCGGTATCACCGGTACGGGGTTCGTTTGTCAGCCGCTGATCGCGCAGAACAACCTGCTTGGTCTGCTGTATCGCGAGCATACCTCTGTGTTCGGTGAGGGGGCGGATCAATTGGCGACGATGCTGGCCGAACAGGTGTCGCTGGCGATGGCCAATCTCGAACTCCGCGAGTTACTGCGTCAGCAGGCGGTGCGCGATCCGCTGACGGATCTTCACAACCGCCGCTACCTCGAAGATGCCCTGGTGCGCGAGACCACGCGCAGCCAGCAGGACGGCAAGCCGCTCGCGCTGGCGATGCTCGACATCGATCACTTCAAGGGTATCAATGACAGTCACGGCCATGAGGCGGGTGATGCCGTGCTGCGCGGCCTCGGCAGGATATTGCGCGAGACGACGCGCGCCTCGGATATCATCGGCCGGTTCGGCGGCGAGGAGTTCCTGATGCTGATGCCGGGCGTCACGGTCGAGGTTGCAGCGCAGCGGGCGCAGCAGGTGCTCGATGCCGTGCATCGCATGCAGGTGACGTTGCCATCGGCCATGCTCGATGGCGTCACACTGTCGATCGGTCTGGCAGTGATGCCGGTGCACGTCGCTAACGGTGACGACCTGCTCGCGGCCGCCGACGCCGCGCTTTACGAGGCCAAACGTGAGGGTCGCAACCGCGTCGTGGTCAGTCATCGCCGTGCGAAGGCCGATACTGCGGCCTGA
- a CDS encoding Rrf2 family transcriptional regulator, whose translation MKMSDGVEQAIHSVAMLAGLQSNGVLSAGALAEFHGVSTSYLLKHLQALSGAGLLIAQPGPTGGYRLARTPDQITLLDVVLAVEGTASAFRCSEIRQRGPNPLPGKPTAPCGINAAMLRAERVYRDELAKVSIADVLGDLRAKDTDGAIAARGCAFLELNERRRNAN comes from the coding sequence ATGAAGATGAGCGACGGGGTTGAGCAGGCGATCCACAGCGTGGCCATGCTCGCAGGCCTGCAATCGAACGGCGTGTTGTCCGCCGGCGCCCTCGCCGAATTTCATGGCGTGTCCACCAGCTATCTCCTGAAACACCTGCAGGCGCTTTCGGGGGCCGGCTTGCTCATCGCACAGCCTGGCCCGACCGGCGGCTATCGCCTTGCCCGGACGCCAGACCAGATCACCCTGCTCGATGTCGTCCTTGCCGTCGAAGGCACCGCTTCCGCCTTCCGCTGCAGTGAAATCCGCCAGCGCGGCCCCAATCCCCTGCCCGGCAAACCGACGGCGCCCTGCGGCATCAATGCCGCGATGTTGCGCGCCGAGCGCGTCTATCGCGATGAGCTGGCCAAGGTGAGCATCGCCGATGTGCTCGGCGATCTCCGCGCCAAGGATACTGACGGCGCCATCGCCGCCCGCGGCTGCGCCTTTCTGGAACTCAATGAACGTCGCCGTAACGCCAACTGA
- a CDS encoding carboxymuconolactone decarboxylase family protein has translation MQARLNIAKAAPDAYKAVAALDQYVVKESGLEPAIVHLIKLRSSIINGCAFCVDMHVKESRHDGLSEQWINMMSVWHESTVYTPRERALLGWVDAVTLIAQTRAPDADYEALRAHFSEEECLKITVAIGAINAWNRLAVGFRVPHPIEKPKAAA, from the coding sequence ATGCAAGCCCGCCTCAACATCGCCAAGGCCGCCCCCGACGCCTACAAGGCCGTCGCCGCGCTCGATCAATATGTCGTCAAGGAAAGCGGCCTCGAGCCTGCGATCGTCCATCTCATCAAGCTCCGCTCATCGATCATCAATGGCTGCGCCTTCTGCGTCGACATGCATGTGAAGGAATCCCGTCACGACGGTCTCAGCGAGCAGTGGATCAACATGATGTCGGTTTGGCACGAATCCACGGTCTATACGCCGCGCGAGCGTGCCCTCCTCGGCTGGGTCGATGCGGTCACGCTGATCGCGCAGACCCGTGCACCCGATGCCGATTATGAAGCGCTGCGCGCGCATTTCTCGGAAGAGGAATGCCTCAAGATCACCGTGGCGATCGGCGCCATCAATGCCTGGAACCGTCTCGCCGTCGGCTTCCGCGTTCCGCATCCGATCGAGAAGCCGAAGGCTGCTGCCTGA
- a CDS encoding tripartite tricarboxylate transporter substrate binding protein, giving the protein MSSRFLSGAFAAVLLVSGATGAFADNWPSRTIKLIVPFPPGGAADITARVYADKLGEALKQTIVVENKAGAGTAIAADAVAKADPDGYTLSLAPAGQLTILPHINKTISYDPFKSFTPVAMLTSVPYVLAASPDTPVSSVKELVAAAKREPGKFTYSSCGPGTLCHLSGELFKSLTETDLLHVPFKGSAPAVNALLGNQVNLSFDTLTVLAPQIRDGKVKGLVITSRERSSQLPDVPTPAEAGVADFVVDSWFGLVVPAGTPDAIVDRLNAEVVRIGALPDVRERLEKQGLSITTSTPQSFAKTIKDDYARWGKVVDASGAKLF; this is encoded by the coding sequence CTGACAACTGGCCGAGCCGGACGATCAAGCTGATCGTTCCGTTCCCGCCGGGTGGCGCTGCGGACATCACCGCACGGGTCTATGCCGACAAGCTCGGCGAGGCGCTGAAGCAGACCATTGTGGTCGAGAACAAGGCTGGTGCCGGTACGGCTATTGCTGCCGACGCTGTCGCCAAGGCGGATCCAGATGGCTACACGCTGTCGCTGGCGCCTGCAGGGCAGCTCACGATCCTGCCGCATATCAACAAGACCATCTCTTACGACCCCTTCAAGAGCTTCACGCCGGTGGCCATGCTGACGTCGGTGCCTTACGTGCTCGCGGCCAGCCCGGATACGCCGGTGTCATCAGTCAAGGAGCTCGTCGCTGCGGCCAAACGTGAGCCCGGCAAGTTCACCTATTCGTCGTGCGGACCCGGCACGCTCTGCCATCTGAGCGGCGAGCTGTTCAAGAGCCTGACAGAGACGGATCTGCTGCACGTGCCGTTCAAGGGCAGCGCTCCGGCTGTGAATGCGCTGCTCGGAAATCAGGTGAACCTGTCTTTCGACACGCTGACGGTGCTGGCGCCGCAGATCCGCGACGGCAAGGTCAAGGGTCTCGTGATTACCAGCCGCGAGCGCTCGTCGCAGCTTCCCGATGTGCCGACGCCGGCGGAAGCAGGCGTGGCTGACTTTGTCGTCGACTCCTGGTTCGGCCTCGTCGTACCTGCAGGGACGCCCGATGCCATCGTCGATCGCCTGAACGCCGAAGTGGTGCGCATCGGCGCGCTGCCGGATGTTCGCGAGCGTCTCGAAAAGCAGGGCCTCAGCATCACGACCTCGACGCCTCAGTCTTTCGCCAAGACGATCAAGGACGATTACGCCCGCTGGGGCAAGGTCGTGGATGCGTCTGGCGCGAAGCTTTTCTGA